The genomic region TAATTGTGTAGCTTTTGAACACAGCTACACTGGATTTAGTGTCataaaagaaatgtgaatgtgagtgtttacagacagacagacagacagacagacagagaaggACGGATGGCAACAGCGTACAAATGACAATGGTGGACATGATGTCCATAACCAGTAATGAAATGTCATGCAGAGTCTAATAATCTGTAGATTCTGCTCTGATGAATTTATATACAAGTCATCATAGTCCAGCAAAGATAGAAAAGTTACAGAAATTAATAATCTCTGAATTGTAAAGAGAAGCAAAACTTGTTTCTAAAGAATAAACCTGAGACACAAGACTGCTTATGTGATCCTTGAAAGTGAATCTATTATCACTGATAACACCAAGGTACTCATGACTTAACAATTTCAGTTTATGTCCTGTGTAGAGGAGAAAGGGTTATTGGTAATGACTTGAACAACACGAGCTTGGACTTCTCAGGATTCACTACCGTTTCAAGTATAGTCAGACATGTCTCGACTATGTTAAAAACAGTCTGAAGCAATTCAGTAGTTTGCACCAAAGAATTAGAAGAACAGTATATAACAGCATCATCTCCATAAAAGTGATGCGTGACATTTGATAAACCCTGACAAAGGTAATGAACAGCAGTGGCCCTAGAGTTGAACCCTGAGGAACACCCTTTGTTATAGGGACCACTGAAGAGAAGGACCCTGCTGAGTGCACACATTGTGTTCTGCTAGACAGTTTCTAAACCAGCCAATAACCTGGGTAGACAAGCCAATTTCTAAAAACCCATTAAACAGTATCAAAGGCTTTTGACAAATCCATAAACAGAGCAGTGTAGTGTTTATTGTCATCAAATGACTCAataatatacatacatacactacttttcagagttttattttaaaccatctcaaaaccatgtattatttttctttcacctcACAAGtgtgcactattttgtgttggtcaatcttATAAAATTGTCATACCCATACAGTGTAAATGCATTTAATATCTGTAGTCTTTTGTACTTACCACCAAAGTTGGATCTTTTTCTGCAGGTGATTGTCCAGCGTTGCCTCTCAGCCAAGAATCTCTCTCATGTTAAAGGAGGTTGCATTTTATGTGCCTACCTGAAGCTGTTGCCCATGTTTCTCATGGTTTTTCCTGGGATGATAAGCAGGATCCTTTATCCAGGTCTGTGAGTTGGTTTTGGAATAAAGCAAACCTGCTGTCATAAATTGCTAATATACGATATATATTACTGTGCCAAaggtttaggcaggtgtgaaaaagtaCTGTAAACAaggaatgctttcaaaaattgaagtattaatcatttattttcatccatcaacaaaatgcagtgaatgaacaaaagagaaatctaaatcaaatcaatatttggtgtgaccaccctttgccttcaaaacagcagcaattcttctaggtacacttgcacacagtttttgaaggaactgggctggtaggttgtttcagacatcttggagaactaaccacagatcttctgtggatgtaggctttctcacatccttctgtctcttcatgtaatcccagacacactccatgatgttgagataagggctctgtgggggccataccatcactttcAGTAAttattgttcttctttacactgaagatagttcttaattaCTTTTGCTGTATGTTTGGCTTCGcttcacttagcattttgtaaattgataaaaataaataatcatttatttttctgaaagcatttgttgtttacattttttcacacctgcctaaaactttagCACAGTATGGTACATACCTCACTAAtgattcttaaaatacaattaacTTAATCCAGATGAGGTGGCATGTGTTGTCCCAGATGAATGTCAGAGACACTGTGGATCTAGTGTGGCATGCACCAACATTGCTTATCCCAAACTGGTCATGAAACTTATGCCTAATGGTGGGTGGATTATTAtcttaaatacaattttaactttttcttttctttttaattttgcatAACTTACTTAATGTGTTATAGGTCTGAGGGGTTTGATGATGTCAGTGATGTTGGCTTCTCTAATGAGCTCCCTCACCTCAATATTTAACAGTGCTAGTACTCTCTTCACCATGGACATCTATACTAAGATCCGTCCCTATTCCAAAGAGAGGGAACTGATGATTGCTGGCAGGTAAAACTAACTTGTGTTTAATATGTctactttttacatttgttataTTCATCATAGCTGTGTGCTTGTTTTTAACTGCACAGGGTGTTTATTGTGTTCCTAATTGGTGTGAGCATAGCCTGGATCCCTGTGGTGCAGTCAGCCCAGAGTGGTCAGCTCTTTGACTACATCCAGTCAATCATCAGCTATCTGGCTCCACCCATTTCCGCTGTCTTCCTTCTTGCCATCTTTTGCAAGCGTGCCAACGAGCCTGTGAGTCTCCTTTTGAGTTAGAGATATTATTGTTTGATCATGAACATTGCCTTGGAAATTATGTGACTGTTTTTGGAAAAGGTAAATCTCTATTCTGCTATATCAGAGCACAAATGCTCTTATTAGCAATTCTGGTAAATATATGTAGacccaaaataaatcaataatttaTTACAGTAGCATAACTTcatattgaaatattttaggaaaaatccaactttaagggaaaaaaaattcCATATTAAGGTAaaattgtttttgcaaacaCTCTTTTGCCACAATTAATTGCACCCCTAACAGTCCttatatgaaaataaatgtaactgaagcattCATACTTTATCTATTCAAATTGATCAGGGTGGCCTTTAAATAAGGGGAGCTAATCATACAATGGAGGCTAATTTCTCTTACCCTTTGGCCAGTACATTGGACAAGGAAATGGGGTTATGTTGCTACCACTATCAATGTGAGTAATAGTAAGTAAGGTAAAAGAAAATCTCCAAGGTTCACTgctggagaactgcagcaagGATAGAAATTTTTAAGTCACCAAGTCTTTTTAAAAGCCCATTAAACACTATCCACATGCTAGTCAGTTGTTGGAAAGGCATGCCaggaaaaactatttctatcatacCATGGAGTTTACTAAATGCCACAAGGACTTTAATGGAAGCTGTGGGCTTGAGTGAAATGAGAGtgatattgatttttttctttgcagcaaACACTTCAAGTAGGTCTGGTGTAAatcaaaatatgaataaattggAAAAATGTCTTGTGCCAACTGTTAAGTGCAGGAGGATGTGTGATGCTAATGGTCTGTTTCTTTTGCAAAGGCCCTTGGAGTCTTCTTAAAGCACATGGCATCATGAACACTGTGAAATACCACGACATTTTCAATTAAAATCCGGTTGCCTCTGTCAGAAAACTCACGATGGGTTATCACTAGGCCTTTCAGCGGAacactgattaaaaacaaactcaACCTTATTTTATAGCTATCTCCTCAGAAACTACAATGTATCATTCTCAAATAACAttgattttaatgttaaacctCAGTAAGaagattgttttatgttttgagtgCTGCCTTCCTAActtccttctttttttgtttttcttgtaaggGTGCCTTTTATGGACTCATCGTCGGTCTGATTGTAGGCCTGACCAGGATGATCACTGAGTTTGCCTATGGAACAGGAAACTGTGTTAGCCCTAGTAATTGTCCCGCTATCATATGTGGAGTCCACTACCTGTATTTTGGGCTGATCCTGTTTACTATCTCCTGCATCGTTATAGTTGGAGTCTCTCTTATAACCAAACCCATCGACAATAAGCATGTAAGTGACAGTTGTGAGATAAAGACGGATTTTATATATCACATTTTTAGTAAAAATTACATAATTTCAGTTAAATtattcaaaaattatttaaaacacaacaaaaggtGTTTGTTGGAATGTCATCAGCTTTATTaagtttgtattttaataaatcacACATAGACGCCCTTGTTCCGCTCACAAAATTCAGTGTAATACTGTGTGTTATCAGGTTGTATGGATAACATTATTTCAACTGGaccattttaatttttacagCTACTTTGGTTTATAGAAATGATTTCTTTTATAAACTAGAAGGGCCTGGGTCGATTTGCATTATCACCATTTCTAGCCCCGTTTCTGACTTGGGCACAGCCATTTCTCCTCAGCCTGCTTCAGCTTTGTATATGTACAAATCCACCTTAATCCACCTTCTAGATACAGCTTTACCCATTTGTGGGTTGTTGTAAGTGAGGATCCAGTCTGCAGGCATTAATCACAAACGCATTCATTGTTATCAAGGAACTCCCATACATCATACGGCATTTTAGGGAGACCCTGAAATGGAGtcacagtttgtttttaaaaacgaACTGTCTTCTGACACCTCAAAATACGGCACTTCAAGTACATGccccaaataaaaactgattctACTGTCCAGCAAATTCTATTCTATAGTAGAAACATCCAAGTACAAAACAAATTGATAACTGTACCTTACCAgtactttaaaaaacaatgaaacaattaAATTTGAAAGTTTATAAACATTCTATTATGTTTAGTAGAACTGACCTTACAACTCTATGACTTAggtgaaacattttggatttcCTTCCACAAGATTCTCACAATAACTTGCTAGAATTTTGGCTCATTCATCCTGACAGAACCAGTGTAGCTGGGATTTGTACGCTGACTTGCCCACACACACTTCTTCAGCTCTTCCCACACAATGGTTTTGTCTCCAAAAATTAAGGTCTTTGCTACTGAGTTGCTTTTGGAGAAATGGCTTCTACCTGagtgagtggcctttcagcccatatTGGTATAGGACTTATTTCAATGTGGATAAGGTCGTatcagcttcagccagcatctctataaggtcttttgcttttgttctgaggTTGATGCTGATatcttggctgtttttttttttcataatgttacaaaaataaaattgaccTCAGATGCTGTGAATTTTGAATTTTACAAAGCTCTAGTATAACTTAGTATATATAGgcttttttaaatgcataacaGTCTCAGTTTGTGAGCTTTTGCATTTAAAGAAAgctataaaaaataattaaataaataaatgctcttATTATTTGGCCATTTAGCATTTagtaaagagaaacatttttggTAATCCCAACTAACCGAAAACGGGAAACGTTTAGTCCCaagtttgaacatttttacacaatatgttttttttcttatcagtTGCATAGATTGTGTTGGAGTCTGAGGAACAGTACTGAAGAGAGAGTGGACATTGAACAGGATGACTGGGTTAACAATGAAGAGGATGAAAAGGAAACAGAAGGTAATGAACAGTTACAGagtttcatatttaaaacagtctttgttttttaataccaGGTTTTTAAACTGTCAAAAGAGTGTGGATGTTATTAATTTTAAGAtgtgtttaatttttgttttgtttttagtcttttgttattttcttttttttaatttgaaataaatcctttttttttctttattccagAAAATAACGAAGAACCAGGATTTTGGAAGAAAGCACTAATGTGCTTCTGTGGACTGGAGAAGACGAAAGCACCAAAACTGACTCCAGAGGAGGAGGCAGAACTGAAGAGTAAGCTCACAGATACAACAGAAAAACCTCTCTGGAGGAACGTTGTCAATGCAAACGCCATCATTCTcctgtgtgtggctgtgttctTTCATGGATACTTTGGTTAGACAAACTCAGTATTAATTACTCTTGGATATTGTGGTTTATGTTTTAGTAACAGGGCTAAGCATGGATAACCATGGATATAAACTATAATCAAAACATCTATTAGCCCTTAACTACAATATAACATAAGGCACTTTTATAACTCTGTATTCTGTTTCCTCCTGTATTGTAAAATGACTGCTAATGCCATACAGGACACAAAGCATTTTTCCTCCAGAGATTTACCCTCGAAgtcacattttcattttgttagTCCCCTCTAGTAAGCCAAGTTTTATCATACACATGAAACCTGTTAAAactatatatttagatttaatacTCACACATGTTCtgacttccatccatccatccatccatccatccatccatccatccatccatccatccatccatccatccatccatccatccatccatccatccatccatccttgagCTTAAAGGAGCAGTCCACCATTTTCAGTGGAAAATCATGGCCGAAGAGAGGCTAACTGACACTCAACTGACAATTGCTCCAGTGCACAGTGAAGGTCATGGTTGAAAACAACCGAACCAGATCATGTTGAAAAAGTGCAGATAAGACTCTAAGGTTCCCATGCACACCACATGGACTGGTAATAGGGGCCAGCCTGGGCACAGACTAGAGACTAGGAGACTGACAAGTGTCAACCCTCAATACTTCCAGTCCTTTTCTTTTGGACCACGCCAATCTGTCACGTTGGGTTTTTTCCTGGCCCTCCATGAGACAGCTTGAGGCCTGTATTAAGTCCTTCTctctatatataatatatacaatTATTGTAAATTTGTAGGTATTCCTGGATGTACAGGACATTTTCATATTTGAttttgttgttggttttattcaaaagAGAGGACTGCACTTGAGAATAGCTCATAAATCATCAAAAGCTTTAGGTTGTCTTCTTATCTTGTCACAAAGAGGACAAATGAAAAATGCATCACTGAAAATGTAAGATTGTGTTTAACATTACAGTAagattaaaactttattttaaaaatgcacacattctcatttgacttttctttcaacaatgctGAACCTGTTAATTaatatacaaatctgaaaaaataaaaactataataTTTAAGCAGTGAAGGACAAACTAAATGGTTGTAAATGTCCTCAGGAACCATGCATGTGCTACCTCAATAAATCAAAgctgttttgtcattttatttgttcaaagTCCATGAATGTGATCACTTATGCATGCACTGAAATCTGTGTTTGTTGGTATTacgaaataaaaacaattctggAAGAGAAGGTTAGGATTTGCTCAGAGCAGCTTTGCCTTTTCCTAGTggtctgaaatgtaaaatagtttttctgtttgcacattaaaataatttgtttaaatcCAATCATAATAGGGTAAGATATATTTTATTcaccatataaataaacacaaaagtaCAAATgcagttctttgtcttttttcttaaaagacattttttctCAATTTCAGATTCACATTATTATTATGGTTTCATAACTACGTCTCTGGTTAACTGAATGGCACCAGTATGTTTACTGTTAGTAAATGTTTTACTATAGTTAGAGAGATCTTTATCATCATTATATGATGATCCTTTTAAATGTCAATGTAAGTATAATAAGTAGAGATTATTGCACTAGGaaattgttttaatataaaaatataaatagttATGTAGAAAATTGGGGCACCCAATTGAATATTTAGTTCTTTATTAAGAAATGTTGACATATCTTTTATCTCTCAAAAAGAAAGGGATTTAATTACAGATAAACACCAAAGTTTTACATTGTTACATTCATTAAAGAAAAGATGGCAACAAAAAATTGTAGTACAGCTAAGGAAGAAAGTAGGATACTCTACTTTCTAATGACTACTCCTACCCAACTAACGTCAATGAGATGCTTCTTGTAAACATTTACCTGCCTCTGACATCTGTCTATGGAAGGTTTGTGACACTCCCTGCCACGATCCTGAGGTGTTTTGAATTtctgttgtgtgtgtattttacgATTTGCTTGCtgtttataatgttttttagtttttgccATTGTCAGTGTTCTTTATTATTAGATGTCGCCTTATCTGTTAATTCTTTtgtacttacaggtccttctcaaaaaattagcatattgtgataaagttcattattttctataatgtaatgatgaaaatttaacattcatatattttagatttattggacactaactgaaatatttcaggtcttttattgtcttaatacggatgattttggcatacagctcatgaaaacccaaaattcctatctcacaaaattagcatatttcatccgaccaataaaagaaaagtgtttttaatacaaaaaacgtcaaccttcaaataatcatgtacagttatgcactcaatacttggtcgggaatcctttggcagaaatgactgcttcaatgcggcgtggcatggaggcaatcagcctgtggcactgctgaggtcttatggaggcccaggatgcttcgatagcggcctttagctcatccagagtgttgggtcttgagtctctcaacgttctcttcacaatatcccacagattctctatggggttcaggtcaggagagttggcaggcctattgagcacagtgataccatggtcagtaaaccatttaccagtggttttggcactgtgagcaggtgccaggtcgtgctgaaaaataaaatcttcatctccataaagcttttcagcagatggaagcatgaagtgctccaaaatctcctgatagctagctgcattgaccctgcccttgataaaacacagtggaccaacaccagcagctgacacggcaccccagaccatcactgactgtgggtacttgacactggacttctggcattttggcatttccttctccctagtcttcctccagactctggcaccttgatttccgaatgacatgcagaatttgctttcatccgaaaaaagtactttggaccactgagcaacagtccagtgctgcttctctgtagcccaggtctggggaatgcggcacctgtagcccatttcctgcacacgcctgtgcacggtggctctggatgtttctactccagactcagtccactgcttccgcaggtcccccaaggtctggaatcggcccttctccacaatcttcctcagggtccggtcacctcttatcgttgtgcagcgttttctgccacactttttccttcccacagacttcccactgaggtgccttgatacagcactctgggaacagcctatttgttcagaaatgtctttctgtgtcttaccctcttgcttgagggtgtcaatagtggccttctggacagcagtcaggtcggcagtcttacccatgattggggttttgagtgatgaaccaggctgggagttttaaaggcctaaggaatcttttgcaggtgtttagagttaactcgttgattcagatgattaggttcatagctcgtttagagacccttttaatgatatgctaattttgtgagataggaattttgggttttcatgagctgtatgccaaaatcatccgtattaagacaataaaagacctgaaatatttcagttagtgtgcaatgaatctaaaatatatgaatgttaaattttcatcatgacattatggaaaataatgaactttatcacaatatgctaatattttgagaagcacctgtatttTCTAGTGCAGTCTTGCATTCTGTTCTCTGTATATTTAGTATTACTTGTGTTAAAACTTTGTTTAACTTTCCCTTTAATTGTTTATCCCAATGTGTGCCAGCTCAGCTCTCTGTTAATCAGTCTCTATCTCcttcagctgcaactcattccATCTGATTCCCTCTTCTGGTTTCCTTGCTATTTGTCCTACCCTGCTTCAGTGTAATCAAGCTCCAGGGCCCATGTTCCCGAAGATTCttagagtcctctcagagagctgaAAATGTTTGGCAAGGAGTCTTACCTTAAGAGTGATTCAGCTAGCAGCTGAGAGCCACTCAGActgaggagaagacaaaaaatgtgTATCCTAATGAGGAATTGTGGTTGatcccgttgctaggtgtgacactGTCTTCTAAGATCTGTGATTGCttgttgcaaaaacaaacaaaaaaaaaccaaaaaaaaaaaccaaataccCTTCTGGAATTTAGAATGGATTtagaaatgcataaaaaatgATGAAACTTATTAAACTTCAATCAGTTGTCACAcagcataaaaatgttttaaccttatttacatgctcaccataattttgatttgcttatcgTTATGTTAACTCGCCATGCTGGTCATTTCATCCTGGGATCACGAACAGGCAGATCCTGTGCAGATCAATGCgttgttccctctgctttcagtaccagcctggaatgtgagaagttctggttcctgctgcattcagaggctagagaggagatagcagcacaccagCAAATGTTTCCACAGACCGGAAGCGTTGTAGATGATCATTTAAGCTTAGGCTACAgacatcatgtacaatacagcaaatacttcttCACATCATTTACAtctgtcttttatttatatagtgtttagattattgtactgtatcttgtctagagtttgtatttatctacatatatatatatatatatatatatatatatatatatatatatatatgacttcttttaaaaattttatttttgaaagtgttttacagtctgtagatatttaaataattctgtactatattgtgTGAATTTGGTCAAATTTAATTTAtggttattcattattgtttttattatttatttatccttcctaatattgcCTTCCAAAGGTGCACCTTTAACCTgtgctgctgctgaaactatttaatttccccctagAGGGATGATAAAGTTGATCTCATCTCTATATTATGAATTGTATGATTGTCATAGAAGTTTATGTATTTGTTTACTCGGCTGTTAAGGGGGTGGATCCATGTGCAATTGAGCCAGTAGCGTTTCAATTGTTCACTGTAGTTCATTGTacggagaatatctctcctttctctagGTCTTTCCACAATCTTCCCTGCTTAAGACTCTCAGGcccactaaaagtcctccttaCTAATCttaacatttttttcactttctgagctctcttaaggcctaaagAGCTTTGTAAATAACCTTTATCTTAAGTAAGTGAGTAAgtctacatttttctttcttttagtc from Girardinichthys multiradiatus isolate DD_20200921_A chromosome 8, DD_fGirMul_XY1, whole genome shotgun sequence harbors:
- the LOC124872713 gene encoding sodium/glucose cotransporter 1-like isoform X2, encoding MGLNNAADISVIVIYFVVVLAVGVWAMVRTNRSTVGGFFLAGRSMVWWPIGASLFASNIGSVHFVGIAGTAAAAGIAICGFEWNALVLMVILGWLFVPIYIKAGVVTMPEYLKKRFGGQRIRIYLSVLSLFLYAFTKISADMFSGAIFIQQALGLNIYVAVIALLAITALYTVTGGLAAVIYTDTLQTIIMIIGSFILMGFAFNEVGGYENLKDRYMTAIPSATGNISAECYQPRPDAFHLFRDPITGDLPWPGLVFGLTVQTIWYWCADQVIVQRCLSAKNLSHVKGGCILCAYLKLLPMFLMVFPGMISRILYPDEVACVVPDECQRHCGSSVACTNIAYPKLVMKLMPNGLRGLMMSVMLASLMSSLTSIFNSASTLFTMDIYTKIRPYSKERELMIAGRVFIVFLIGVSIAWIPVVQSAQSGQLFDYIQSIISYLAPPISAVFLLAIFCKRANEPGAFYGLIVGLIVGLTRMITEFAYGTGNCVSPSNCPAIICGVHYLYFGLILFTISCIVIVGVSLITKPIDNKHLHRLCWSLRNSTEERVDIEQDDWVNNEEDEKETEGNEQLQKPGFWKKALMCFCGLEKTKAPKLTPEEEAELKSKLTDTTEKPLWRNVVNANAIILLCVAVFFHGYFG
- the LOC124872713 gene encoding sodium/glucose cotransporter 1-like isoform X3, translating into MGLNNAADISVIVIYFVVVLAVGVWAMVRTNRSTVGGFFLAGRSMVWWPIGASLFASNIGSVHFVGIAGTAAAAGIAICGFEWNALVLMVILGWLFVPIYIKAGVVTMPEYLKKRFGGQRIRIYLSVLSLFLYAFTKISADMFSGAIFIQQALGLNIYVAVIALLAITALYTVTGGLAAVIYTDTLQTIIMIIGSFILMGFAFNEVGGYENLKDRYMTAIPSATGNISAECYQPRPDAFHLFRDPITGDLPWPGLVFGLTVQTIWYWCADQVIVQRCLSAKNLSHVKGGCILCAYLKLLPMFLMVFPGMISRILYPDEVACVVPDECQRHCGSSVACTNIAYPKLVMKLMPNGLRGLMMSVMLASLMSSLTSIFNSASTLFTMDIYTKIRPYSKERELMIAGRVFIVFLIGVSIAWIPVVQSAQSGQLFDYIQSIISYLAPPISAVFLLAIFCKRANEPGAFYGLIVGLIVGLTRMITEFAYGTGNCVSPSNCPAIICGVHYLYFGLILFTISCIVIVGVSLITKPIDNKHLHRLCWSLRNSTEERVDIEQDDWVNNEEPFFFFIPENNEEPGFWKKALMCFCGLEKTKAPKLTPEEEAELKSKLTDTTEKPLWRNVVNANAIILLCVAVFFHGYFG
- the LOC124872713 gene encoding sodium/glucose cotransporter 1-like isoform X1; this encodes MGLNNAADISVIVIYFVVVLAVGVWAMVRTNRSTVGGFFLAGRSMVWWPIGASLFASNIGSVHFVGIAGTAAAAGIAICGFEWNALVLMVILGWLFVPIYIKAGVVTMPEYLKKRFGGQRIRIYLSVLSLFLYAFTKISADMFSGAIFIQQALGLNIYVAVIALLAITALYTVTGGLAAVIYTDTLQTIIMIIGSFILMGFAFNEVGGYENLKDRYMTAIPSATGNISAECYQPRPDAFHLFRDPITGDLPWPGLVFGLTVQTIWYWCADQVIVQRCLSAKNLSHVKGGCILCAYLKLLPMFLMVFPGMISRILYPDEVACVVPDECQRHCGSSVACTNIAYPKLVMKLMPNGLRGLMMSVMLASLMSSLTSIFNSASTLFTMDIYTKIRPYSKERELMIAGRVFIVFLIGVSIAWIPVVQSAQSGQLFDYIQSIISYLAPPISAVFLLAIFCKRANEPGAFYGLIVGLIVGLTRMITEFAYGTGNCVSPSNCPAIICGVHYLYFGLILFTISCIVIVGVSLITKPIDNKHLHRLCWSLRNSTEERVDIEQDDWVNNEEDEKETEENNEEPGFWKKALMCFCGLEKTKAPKLTPEEEAELKSKLTDTTEKPLWRNVVNANAIILLCVAVFFHGYFG